Proteins encoded together in one Mycobacterium simiae window:
- a CDS encoding lipase family protein: MVEFGNLAGTDGADWIGRPPHEELQHKVRPLLPSDDPFYQPPSGFQHAEPGTVLRSRDVELAFLGLIPQPVSAVQLLYRTTEMNGKPDAGVTTVIVPTERVGGQNSPLLSYQCAIDAMSSRCFPSYALRRRARAFGSLAQLEFFLIAAAVAEGWTVSVPDHEGLLGMWGAPYEPGYRTLDGIRAAMNSDRVPSTSAAPVGLWGYSGGGLASAWAAEMCADYAPELDIVGAVLGSPVGDLGHTFRRLNGSFLAGLPAMVVAALAHIYPGLNRVITEHTNDEGRELLDRLESMTTVEAVLRMAGKNMGDYLDEPLEDILSTPEVSQVFDSIKLGVATPAPPVLIVQAVHDYLIDVHDIDALADAYYAGGADVTYHRDAFNEHMCLHPLSAPMTLRWLTDRFARRPLKDHLIRTTWPTAFNPITYAGMLRLGVIAAKVLTGRRIRRRPL; encoded by the coding sequence ATGGTTGAATTCGGCAATTTGGCGGGCACCGATGGTGCGGACTGGATCGGTCGGCCGCCACACGAGGAATTACAGCACAAGGTGCGTCCACTGCTGCCCTCTGACGACCCGTTCTACCAGCCACCATCGGGTTTCCAGCACGCAGAACCCGGTACCGTGCTGCGGTCCCGCGACGTCGAACTGGCGTTTCTGGGCCTGATCCCACAACCTGTTTCGGCCGTCCAACTGCTGTACCGGACCACGGAGATGAACGGCAAACCCGACGCCGGCGTCACCACGGTGATCGTGCCGACCGAGCGGGTGGGCGGGCAGAACAGCCCGCTTTTGTCGTATCAGTGCGCCATCGACGCCATGTCGTCGCGCTGCTTTCCGTCCTACGCGCTGCGACGTCGGGCCAGGGCCTTCGGCTCGCTGGCCCAGCTGGAGTTCTTCCTGATCGCCGCGGCCGTCGCGGAAGGGTGGACGGTGTCGGTACCCGACCACGAAGGCCTGCTCGGCATGTGGGGCGCACCGTACGAGCCCGGTTACCGCACCCTGGACGGCATCCGGGCCGCAATGAACTCCGACCGAGTGCCCTCGACATCGGCGGCGCCGGTGGGATTGTGGGGGTATTCCGGCGGCGGCCTGGCCAGCGCCTGGGCCGCTGAGATGTGTGCGGACTACGCGCCCGAACTCGACATAGTCGGGGCGGTGCTCGGCTCGCCGGTCGGCGACCTGGGGCACACCTTCCGGCGACTCAACGGCAGCTTCCTGGCGGGGCTGCCGGCGATGGTGGTGGCCGCGCTCGCCCACATCTACCCCGGCCTGAACAGGGTGATCACCGAGCACACGAACGACGAGGGACGCGAGCTGCTGGACCGGCTGGAGTCCATGACGACAGTCGAGGCCGTGTTGCGGATGGCCGGCAAGAACATGGGCGACTACCTCGACGAGCCGCTCGAGGACATCCTGTCCACGCCCGAGGTCTCGCAGGTGTTCGACAGCATCAAGCTCGGAGTGGCCACCCCGGCACCGCCGGTGCTGATCGTGCAGGCGGTGCACGACTATCTGATCGACGTCCATGACATCGACGCACTGGCGGACGCCTATTACGCCGGCGGCGCCGACGTCACCTACCACCGTGACGCGTTCAACGAGCACATGTGCCTGCACCCGCTGTCGGCGCCGATGACGCTGCGTTGGCTCACCGACCGGTTCGCTCGGCGGCCGCTGAAGGACCACCTGATCAGAACGACCTGGCCGACGGCGTTCAACCCGATCACCTACGCCGGCATGCTGCGGCTGGGCGTGATCGCGGCCAAGGTGCTCACCGGCCGCAGGATCCGCCGCCGGCCGCTCTAA
- the bioD gene encoding dethiobiotin synthase yields MTVLAVTGTGTGVGKTVAVAALACHARLAGIDVAVCKPVQTGTDSGDDDLAEVTRLSGVTEAAGLARYPQPLAPVAAAEHAGMALPTRDDVVRLIRDLDRPGRLTMVEGAGGLLVELAAAGFTLRDLAVDLGAAVLVTVTAELGTLNHTALTLESLAGHGVPCAGLVIGSWPRRPGVVETSNRSALGRLAPVRAALPAGAGSMSADEFAAMSTAAFDRDWVTALAG; encoded by the coding sequence TTGACCGTCCTGGCGGTCACCGGAACCGGCACGGGAGTGGGGAAGACGGTCGCCGTGGCCGCACTGGCCTGCCATGCGCGGCTGGCGGGGATCGACGTCGCGGTGTGTAAGCCGGTGCAGACCGGCACCGACTCCGGGGACGACGACCTGGCCGAGGTGACCCGGCTGTCCGGCGTGACGGAGGCGGCCGGGCTGGCGCGCTACCCCCAGCCGCTGGCGCCCGTCGCCGCGGCCGAACATGCCGGCATGGCGCTGCCTACCCGCGACGACGTGGTGCGGCTCATCCGCGACCTGGACCGGCCCGGGCGACTGACCATGGTCGAGGGCGCGGGCGGGCTGCTCGTCGAACTCGCTGCGGCCGGCTTCACGCTGCGCGATCTTGCGGTGGATCTCGGGGCCGCGGTGCTGGTCACCGTCACCGCGGAACTGGGCACTCTGAACCACACCGCGCTGACTCTGGAATCGCTCGCCGGACATGGAGTCCCTTGCGCAGGATTGGTGATTGGAAGCTGGCCGCGACGGCCCGGCGTGGTGGAGACGTCGAACCGGTCGGCGCTGGGGCGGCTGGCGCCGGTGCGGGCCGCGCTGCCCGCCGGGGCCGGGTCAATGAGCGCCGACGAGTTCGCGGCAATGAGCACCGCGGCGTTCGACCGCGACTGGGTGACCGCGCTGGCCGGCTAA
- a CDS encoding adenosylmethionine--8-amino-7-oxononanoate transaminase translates to MPAARSGLTPEQISAIDAAHLWHPYSTIGSETVTPVVAVGARGPWLRLVTGGAPIEVLDAMSSWWTAIHGHGHPVLDAALASQLNTMNHVMFGGLTHEPAARLAQLLVDITPAGLETVFFSDSGSVSVEVAVKMALQYWRSRQRPAKHRLMTWRGGYHGDTFTPMSVCDPDGGMHSLWTDILARQVFAPQVPREYDAAYGAAFEEQLARHASELAAVIVEPVVQGAGGMRFHDPRYLRDLRDICDRHEVLLIFDEIATGFGRTGQLFAADHVGVSPDIMCVGKALTGGYLSLAATLCTTDIAHTISTGEAGALMHGPTFMANPLACAVSVASVEVLLEQDWRSRIADISAGLASGLEAARVLPGVADVRVCGAIGVVECEKPVDLAVATPAALDHGIWLRPFRNLIYAMPPYICGPAEIAQITSAMVEVARLVG, encoded by the coding sequence ATGCCTGCGGCAAGATCCGGGTTGACGCCCGAGCAAATCAGCGCCATCGACGCCGCGCACCTGTGGCATCCCTACAGCACCATTGGCAGTGAAACCGTCACGCCGGTGGTCGCGGTCGGCGCCCGCGGCCCCTGGTTGAGGCTGGTCACTGGAGGCGCCCCGATCGAGGTGCTGGACGCGATGAGCTCGTGGTGGACGGCGATCCATGGGCACGGGCATCCGGTGCTGGATGCGGCACTGGCCAGCCAGTTGAACACCATGAATCACGTCATGTTTGGCGGCCTGACCCATGAGCCGGCGGCCCGGCTGGCGCAATTGCTGGTGGACATCACCCCGGCCGGCCTCGAGACGGTGTTCTTCAGCGACTCGGGCTCGGTGTCGGTCGAGGTCGCGGTCAAGATGGCGTTGCAGTACTGGCGCAGCCGGCAACGCCCAGCTAAACACCGGCTGATGACCTGGCGGGGCGGCTACCACGGGGACACCTTCACCCCGATGAGCGTCTGCGACCCCGACGGCGGCATGCACTCACTGTGGACCGACATCCTGGCGCGGCAAGTGTTCGCGCCGCAGGTGCCCCGCGAATATGACGCGGCCTACGGTGCGGCGTTCGAGGAGCAGCTGGCCCGGCACGCCAGTGAGCTGGCGGCGGTGATCGTCGAACCCGTCGTCCAGGGCGCTGGCGGCATGCGGTTTCACGATCCGCGCTACTTGCGCGACTTGCGCGACATCTGCGATCGGCACGAGGTGCTGCTGATCTTCGACGAGATCGCCACCGGATTCGGTCGCACCGGGCAGTTGTTCGCCGCCGACCATGTCGGCGTCAGCCCGGACATCATGTGCGTCGGCAAGGCCCTGACCGGCGGTTACCTGAGCCTGGCGGCCACGCTGTGCACCACCGACATCGCTCACACGATCAGCACCGGGGAGGCCGGCGCGCTGATGCACGGCCCGACGTTCATGGCCAACCCGCTGGCCTGCGCGGTGTCGGTGGCCAGCGTGGAGGTGCTGCTGGAACAGGACTGGCGATCGCGCATCGCCGACATCTCGGCGGGCCTGGCGTCCGGGCTCGAGGCCGCGCGTGTCCTGCCCGGCGTCGCCGACGTGCGGGTGTGCGGGGCCATCGGTGTCGTCGAATGCGAAAAGCCCGTCGACTTGGCCGTGGCCACCCCGGCGGCGCTCGACCACGGCATCTGGCTGCGCCCGTTCCGCAACCTGATCTACGCGATGCCGCCCTACATCTGCGGGCCCGCCGAGATCGCCCAGATCACCTCGGCCATGGTCGAGGTGGCACGTCTCGTTGGCTAA
- a CDS encoding acyltransferase family protein, with amino-acid sequence MQISSPSPHSAAAANPAAGGAPTKGSQGFYRYDLDGLRGIAITLVAMFHIWFGRVSGGVDVFLALSGFFFGGKILRAALNPAVSLSPVAEITRLIRRLVPALVVVLAGCAVLTILVQPQTRWETFADQSLASLGYYQNWELANTASDYLRAGEAVSPLQHIWSMSVQGQFYVTFLLLIFGCTVAFRRLLKAHLRTLFLVLLSVLTVASFGYAIFAHADDQAVAYYNSFARGWELLLGALIGAVVTYIRWPMWLRTAVATVALTAIVSCGALIDGVDEFPGPWALVPVGATMLMILAGANLGAGGTGDRMPVPNRLLATRPLVDLGAIAYSLYLWHWPLLIFWLSYSGHKHANFLEGSVVLLISGMLAYLTTRLVEDPLRYRAPQGSQRATGTPSRPWWAGWRRPTMALGSLVVLLGITLTATSFTWRQHVTVLRAAGKELSVLNPQDYPGARALTEHVRVPKLPMRPSVLEVRDDLPASTPDGCISDFVNPAVVNCIYGDQAASRTIALAGGSHAEHWLPALDLLGHAHHFKVVTYLKMGCPLSTEQVPLIMGNNAPYPQCREWVQRTMDKLVADRPDYVFTTTTRPWNIKSGDVMPATYIGIWQTLSDNNIPILGMRDTPWLVKNGQPFDPADCLAKKGATVASCSIKRSELLSDRNQTLDFVEQFPLLKVLDMSDAICRTDVCRPVEGNVLIYHGAHHLTPTYMRTMAHELGLQIAAATGWW; translated from the coding sequence ATGCAGATCTCGTCACCGTCTCCGCACTCCGCCGCTGCCGCAAACCCGGCCGCTGGCGGCGCGCCGACCAAGGGGTCTCAGGGGTTCTACCGCTACGACCTCGACGGCTTGCGCGGGATCGCGATCACGCTGGTCGCGATGTTCCACATTTGGTTCGGCCGGGTCTCCGGCGGTGTGGACGTGTTCCTGGCACTGTCCGGATTCTTCTTCGGCGGCAAGATCCTGCGCGCCGCGCTCAACCCCGCGGTGTCGTTGTCCCCCGTCGCGGAGATCACCCGGCTGATTCGCCGGCTGGTTCCGGCCCTCGTCGTGGTGTTGGCGGGGTGCGCCGTGCTCACCATCCTCGTGCAACCGCAAACACGCTGGGAGACGTTCGCCGACCAGAGCCTGGCCAGCCTCGGCTACTACCAGAACTGGGAGTTGGCGAACACCGCATCGGATTATTTGCGTGCCGGCGAAGCGGTGAGCCCGCTGCAACACATCTGGTCGATGTCGGTCCAGGGACAGTTCTACGTCACCTTTCTGTTGCTGATCTTCGGCTGCACAGTGGCGTTCCGCCGCCTGCTCAAGGCGCACCTGCGCACCCTGTTCCTGGTGCTGCTGAGCGTGCTGACGGTGGCGTCGTTCGGCTATGCGATCTTCGCGCACGCCGACGACCAGGCGGTCGCCTACTACAACAGCTTCGCCCGCGGCTGGGAGCTGCTGCTGGGCGCACTGATCGGCGCGGTCGTGACGTACATCCGGTGGCCGATGTGGCTGCGCACCGCCGTCGCCACGGTCGCGCTCACCGCAATCGTGTCCTGCGGGGCGTTGATCGACGGCGTCGACGAATTCCCCGGCCCGTGGGCCCTGGTGCCGGTCGGGGCCACCATGCTGATGATCCTGGCCGGGGCGAACCTGGGCGCTGGCGGCACCGGCGACCGAATGCCGGTGCCCAATCGGCTGCTGGCGACCCGGCCGCTGGTCGACCTGGGCGCAATCGCCTACTCGCTATACCTGTGGCACTGGCCCCTGCTGATCTTCTGGCTTTCCTACAGCGGCCACAAGCACGCCAACTTCCTCGAAGGCTCGGTAGTGCTGTTGATCTCCGGGATGCTGGCATACCTGACCACCCGCCTCGTCGAGGACCCGCTGCGCTACCGCGCGCCGCAGGGATCGCAGCGGGCGACGGGCACGCCGTCCAGGCCCTGGTGGGCGGGATGGCGCCGACCGACGATGGCGTTGGGTTCGTTGGTCGTGTTGCTGGGCATCACCCTGACCGCCACCTCATTCACCTGGCGTCAACACGTCACCGTGTTGCGGGCCGCGGGCAAGGAACTCAGCGTGCTCAACCCGCAGGACTACCCCGGCGCCCGCGCCCTCACCGAACACGTCCGGGTACCCAAACTGCCGATGCGACCCAGCGTCTTAGAGGTCAGGGACGATCTGCCGGCCTCTACCCCGGACGGCTGCATCAGTGACTTCGTCAACCCGGCGGTGGTCAACTGCATCTACGGCGACCAAGCCGCTTCCCGGACAATCGCGCTGGCCGGCGGCTCGCACGCCGAGCACTGGCTGCCGGCACTGGACCTGCTTGGACACGCCCACCACTTCAAAGTTGTGACATATCTCAAAATGGGCTGTCCGTTGTCGACCGAGCAGGTCCCGCTGATCATGGGCAACAACGCCCCCTACCCGCAATGTCGCGAGTGGGTGCAACGCACGATGGACAAATTGGTCGCCGACCGACCCGACTACGTCTTCACCACCACCACTCGCCCGTGGAACATCAAAAGCGGTGACGTGATGCCCGCGACATACATTGGCATCTGGCAAACGTTGTCCGACAACAACATTCCGATCCTCGGTATGCGCGACACCCCGTGGCTGGTCAAGAACGGTCAACCGTTCGACCCCGCGGACTGCCTAGCCAAAAAGGGTGCCACTGTGGCATCCTGCTCGATCAAACGCTCCGAGTTGCTCTCCGACCGCAACCAAACCCTCGACTTCGTCGAGCAGTTTCCGCTTCTCAAGGTGCTCGACATGTCAGATGCCATCTGCCGCACCGACGTTTGTCGACCGGTCGAAGGAAATGTGTTGATCTACCACGGCGCTCATCACCTGACCCCCACCTACATGCGCACGATGGCCCACGAGCTCGGCCTTCAGATCGCGGCCGCGACCGGCTGGTGGTAG
- the ripD gene encoding NlpC/P60 family peptidoglycan-binding protein RipD → MKRIYSFAVGLAILAAPMATAPVIAAADPGIRATDYQQVTDVVIARGLSQRGVPFSWAGGGINGPTRGTGTGINTVGFDASGLMQYAYAGAGIKLPRSSGAIYRVGQKVLPQQAQKGDLIFYGPEGTQSVAMYLGNNQMLEVGDVVQVSPVRTNGMTPYLVRVLGAQAPLQTPLQQAPVQQAPAQQAPLQQPPTQQAPTQQLPAQQAPLQQPPVQQAPLQQLQGQAPLQQPAQPQLPQLPQMPQLPNLQALLQPAPTGTTQ, encoded by the coding sequence ATGAAGCGCATCTATTCGTTTGCTGTCGGCCTCGCCATCTTGGCGGCGCCGATGGCCACCGCCCCGGTGATCGCCGCGGCCGACCCCGGTATCCGGGCAACGGACTACCAGCAGGTCACTGACGTGGTGATCGCCCGCGGCCTGTCGCAGCGCGGCGTGCCGTTCTCGTGGGCGGGCGGCGGGATCAACGGCCCCACCCGCGGCACCGGCACCGGCATCAACACCGTCGGCTTCGACGCCTCCGGCCTGATGCAATACGCCTACGCCGGCGCCGGCATCAAGCTGCCGCGGTCCTCCGGGGCGATTTATCGGGTCGGGCAGAAGGTGCTGCCGCAGCAAGCACAGAAGGGTGACCTGATCTTCTACGGTCCCGAAGGCACTCAAAGCGTCGCCATGTACCTGGGCAACAACCAGATGCTCGAGGTAGGTGACGTCGTCCAGGTGTCGCCAGTGCGTACCAACGGCATGACGCCGTACCTGGTCCGGGTCCTCGGCGCGCAGGCGCCGCTGCAAACACCGCTGCAGCAGGCGCCGGTGCAGCAAGCGCCGGCCCAGCAGGCGCCCCTGCAGCAGCCGCCGACCCAGCAAGCGCCGACGCAACAGCTCCCGGCCCAGCAAGCGCCGTTGCAGCAACCTCCGGTGCAGCAGGCCCCGTTGCAGCAGCTCCAGGGCCAAGCCCCGCTGCAGCAACCGGCACAACCCCAGCTGCCGCAGCTGCCGCAAATGCCGCAGCTACCGAACCTGCAGGCGCTGTTGCAGCCGGCACCGACGGGTACCACGCAGTAG
- a CDS encoding DUF2567 domain-containing protein, which yields MEGVATRSGRRTLVLATLGFAASGVLVGALWAWMAPPIHLVVAMTRAGERVHEYLGTESEHFFDVPCLMLGLLSVLAVVAPVLAWQWHRLRGPGMVLGLVSGMVLAAALAAGVGAVLVLTRYGALDIDRVPLVGSPSVAYVVQAPPVFFGAGPLQIALTLLWPAGVAALVYAVLAAASPHDDLGSSGSPHQPSTTLPTTPQAPVF from the coding sequence ATCGAGGGCGTGGCAACCCGGTCGGGCAGGCGCACGCTTGTTCTTGCGACGCTTGGCTTCGCGGCGAGCGGGGTGTTGGTGGGCGCGCTGTGGGCGTGGATGGCCCCGCCGATCCACTTGGTGGTGGCGATGACGCGCGCGGGTGAGCGGGTGCACGAGTACCTGGGCACCGAATCCGAGCACTTCTTCGACGTGCCGTGCCTGATGCTGGGTCTGCTGAGCGTGCTGGCCGTGGTGGCGCCAGTGTTGGCCTGGCAATGGCATCGGCTGCGTGGCCCGGGCATGGTTCTGGGGCTGGTGAGCGGCATGGTGCTGGCCGCCGCGCTGGCCGCGGGCGTGGGGGCAGTGCTGGTGCTGACCCGCTACGGCGCGCTGGATATCGATCGGGTGCCGTTGGTGGGCAGCCCGTCGGTCGCCTACGTCGTCCAGGCGCCGCCCGTGTTCTTCGGAGCGGGTCCGTTGCAGATTGCCCTCACGCTGTTGTGGCCCGCGGGCGTCGCGGCGCTGGTCTACGCCGTGCTGGCGGCAGCCAGCCCGCATGACGACCTGGGCAGTTCTGGGTCGCCCCATCAGCCGTCGACTACATTGCCGACGACGCCGCAAGCTCCGGTCTTCTAG
- the bioB gene encoding biotin synthase BioB: protein MTQAATRPTAEAGHGGDIPEDILTVARQQVLEGGEGLTRDQVLQVLLLPDERLEELLALAHEVRMRWCGPEVEVEGIISLKTGGCPEDCHFCSQSGLFASPVRSAWLDIPSLVEAAKQTAKSGATEFCIVAAVRGPDKRLMAQVAAGIEAIRNEVEINVACSLGMLTAEQVDELAAMGVHRYNHNLETARSFFTNVVTTHTWEERWQTLTMVRDAGMEVCCGGILGMGETLEQRAEFAADLAELGPDEVPLNFLNPRPGTPFGDLEVMPVSEALKSVAAFRLALPRTMLRFAGGREITLGDLGAKQGILGGINAVIVGNYLTTLGRPAESDLELLEDLQMPIKALNATL, encoded by the coding sequence GTGACGCAAGCGGCAACTCGACCCACGGCGGAGGCCGGCCACGGCGGAGACATCCCGGAAGACATCTTGACGGTAGCCCGGCAGCAGGTGCTGGAGGGTGGCGAGGGACTGACTCGCGACCAGGTCCTGCAGGTGCTGCTCCTGCCCGACGAGCGGCTCGAGGAACTGCTGGCGCTGGCGCATGAGGTGCGGATGCGCTGGTGCGGCCCGGAGGTCGAGGTCGAGGGCATCATCAGCCTCAAGACCGGCGGTTGCCCCGAGGACTGCCACTTCTGCTCCCAGTCCGGTCTGTTCGCCTCGCCCGTGCGCAGCGCATGGCTCGACATTCCCAGTCTGGTCGAGGCCGCCAAACAGACCGCGAAGTCCGGTGCCACCGAATTTTGCATTGTGGCCGCCGTGCGGGGCCCGGACAAGCGGCTGATGGCGCAGGTGGCCGCCGGAATTGAGGCGATCCGCAACGAGGTGGAGATCAACGTCGCGTGCTCGCTGGGCATGTTGACCGCCGAGCAGGTCGACGAGCTTGCCGCAATGGGCGTGCACCGCTACAACCACAACCTGGAGACCGCCCGCTCGTTCTTCACCAACGTGGTGACCACCCACACCTGGGAAGAGCGCTGGCAGACGTTGACGATGGTGCGCGACGCCGGCATGGAGGTCTGCTGCGGCGGGATCCTGGGCATGGGTGAGACGCTGGAGCAGCGCGCGGAGTTCGCCGCCGACCTGGCCGAATTGGGCCCCGACGAGGTGCCGTTGAACTTCCTCAACCCGCGGCCCGGCACGCCGTTCGGCGACCTTGAGGTGATGCCGGTCAGCGAAGCGCTGAAGTCGGTGGCCGCGTTCCGGTTGGCGTTGCCGCGCACCATGCTGCGGTTCGCGGGTGGCCGCGAGATCACCCTGGGTGACCTGGGCGCCAAGCAGGGCATCCTGGGCGGCATCAACGCCGTGATCGTCGGGAACTACCTGACCACCCTTGGCCGTCCCGCCGAATCCGATCTGGAGCTGCTCGAGGATCTGCAGATGCCGATCAAGGCGTTGAACGCCACCCTGTAA
- the bsaP gene encoding biotin synthase auxiliary protein BsaP, protein MVRDLGAPVSAGVYNVYTGELGGTVVPTAAQLGLEPPRFCAQCGRRMIVQVRPDGWRARCSRHGAVDSTDLETQR, encoded by the coding sequence GTGGTTCGCGATCTGGGCGCTCCGGTCAGCGCCGGCGTATACAACGTTTACACCGGAGAGTTGGGGGGCACGGTCGTGCCGACGGCGGCGCAATTGGGCCTTGAACCTCCGCGGTTCTGTGCCCAATGCGGGCGCCGGATGATCGTTCAGGTTCGCCCCGACGGCTGGCGAGCGCGGTGCTCGCGGCACGGCGCGGTGGACTCGACAGACTTGGAGACGCAGCGGTGA
- a CDS encoding 8-amino-7-oxononanoate synthase, which translates to MTPTHTTSPLAWLDEVEQQRRQAGLRRSLRPRPAVATELDLASNDYLGLSQHADVIDGGVAALRIWGAGATGSRLVTGDTELHQQFEAELAEYVGAAAGLLFSSGYTANLGAVVGLSGPGSLLVSDAYSHASLVDACRLSRARVLVTPHRDVDAVASALASRDEERAVVITDSVFSADGALAPLHELHDVCRRHRALLIVDEAHGLGVRGGGRGLLHEVGLAGAPDVVMTTTLSKALGSQGGVVLGPAEVRAHLIDTARPFIFDTGLAPAAVGAALAALGVLRAEAWRPEAVLRHARELACICEVPDIPQSAVVSVILGQPEIALTAASACLDSGVRVGCFRPPTVPAGTSRLRLSARASLDAAELEVARRVLTDVLAVARR; encoded by the coding sequence ATGACACCGACCCACACGACGTCGCCGCTGGCCTGGCTGGATGAGGTGGAACAACAGCGCCGGCAGGCGGGCCTGCGTCGTTCGCTGCGGCCACGCCCGGCGGTGGCCACCGAGCTGGACCTGGCCTCCAATGACTACCTCGGTCTGTCCCAGCATGCCGACGTGATCGACGGCGGCGTCGCAGCGCTGCGGATCTGGGGTGCCGGGGCCACCGGTTCGCGGCTGGTCACCGGCGACACCGAGTTACACCAACAGTTCGAGGCCGAGCTTGCCGAATACGTCGGGGCCGCCGCCGGTCTGCTGTTTTCGTCGGGCTACACCGCCAACCTCGGCGCCGTCGTCGGCCTGTCGGGTCCCGGCTCGCTGCTGGTTTCCGACGCGTATTCGCACGCGTCCCTGGTCGACGCGTGCCGGCTGTCGCGTGCGCGGGTGCTGGTGACACCCCACCGCGACGTGGACGCGGTCGCATCGGCGCTGGCCTCCCGCGACGAGGAGCGGGCGGTCGTCATCACCGACTCGGTGTTCAGCGCCGACGGGGCCCTCGCGCCGCTGCACGAGCTGCACGACGTCTGCCGCCGTCACCGGGCGCTGCTGATCGTCGACGAGGCCCACGGGCTGGGCGTGCGCGGCGGGGGGCGCGGCCTGCTGCACGAAGTCGGCCTCGCCGGTGCGCCCGACGTGGTGATGACAACGACGTTGTCCAAGGCGCTCGGCAGTCAGGGCGGGGTGGTCCTGGGACCCGCCGAGGTGCGCGCACACCTGATCGACACCGCCCGCCCGTTTATCTTCGACACCGGCCTGGCACCGGCCGCCGTCGGTGCCGCGCTGGCCGCGCTGGGGGTGCTGCGGGCCGAGGCTTGGCGACCCGAGGCGGTGCTGCGGCACGCCCGGGAACTGGCTTGTATCTGCGAGGTGCCGGACATCCCGCAGTCAGCGGTGGTCTCGGTGATCCTCGGTCAGCCCGAGATTGCGCTGACCGCTGCATCGGCGTGCCTGGACTCGGGGGTGCGGGTGGGTTGCTTCCGGCCGCCGACGGTGCCCGCCGGGACGTCACGGCTGCGGCTGTCGGCGCGCGCCTCCCTGGATGCCGCCGAGTTGGAGGTGGCGCGGCGCGTGCTGACCGACGTGCTGGCCGTGGCGCGCCGTTGA
- a CDS encoding 2'-5' RNA ligase family protein gives MVHSIELVFDHDTEAAIRRIWDELASAGIPSQAPVSRPHVTLAVAESIVADVDDLLRPVAARLPIDALVGAPLLFGRSSAVFARLVVPSIELLALHAEVHRLCRPHLLPAAMPNSLPGQWTAHVTVARRVGGAQLGRALRIAGRPTQLQGSFAGLRRWDGNKRVEHLL, from the coding sequence ATGGTGCACTCGATCGAGCTGGTCTTCGACCACGACACCGAGGCCGCGATCCGGCGGATTTGGGATGAGTTGGCTAGTGCCGGCATTCCCAGCCAGGCCCCGGTCAGCCGTCCGCACGTCACGCTGGCGGTTGCCGAAAGCATCGTCGCCGACGTCGACGACCTGCTGCGCCCGGTCGCCGCACGACTGCCAATCGACGCGCTGGTCGGCGCGCCGCTGCTGTTCGGCCGCTCCAGCGCCGTGTTCGCTCGGCTGGTGGTACCCAGCATCGAGCTGCTGGCGCTGCACGCCGAGGTACACCGGCTGTGCCGTCCGCACCTGCTGCCTGCCGCGATGCCCAACAGCCTGCCCGGGCAGTGGACGGCTCACGTCACGGTTGCCCGGCGCGTCGGTGGCGCCCAGCTGGGCCGAGCACTGCGCATCGCGGGCCGGCCGACTCAACTGCAGGGCAGCTTCGCCGGCCTGCGCCGCTGGGACGGCAACAAGCGCGTCGAACACCTGCTCTAG